The sequence GTTCACAGACCCGTTAATTGTAAATTCTCAGATTTGCTTCTTCATCTTTCAATGCGGTTGTAAAAACGATGGAAAAGTTTTTGGATAAGTATGGAAACACATTTGTATTTCCTGGATATttctcctgtgtttttttttttttggggggggggggtttatacgaaaagatgaaaaaaatcagCCTTTCTAAACCCACACCCAGCTACTATGATATCACCTTTTGGGTGTATTACCATCTTAAAGCCTTGAGTAAAGGCTTCTTGAGCATTTGAGGCTTTTTACTCATTGCCCCTTTGTCCTTATGGGCTGTAAGGGTGGCTGTGCCTCGGGTGGCTGTGCCTCGGGTGGCTGTGCCTCGGGTGGCTGTGCCTCGGGTGGCTGTGCCTCGGGTGGCTGTGCCTCGGGTGGCTGTGCCTCGGGTGGAGGAACGGCTTGCCGCCTCATCAGAGGGTTTGCTGCTAAGTCCACAGCCTCCACACTAAGCCCTGCTTTACCCACAACTGCAACTGCAACGTGCACGTCAGCTGTGTGTGAATGAGATGCCttaaaaaacctttttaaacTCACATAAAGTGCCATGTATTAGCCAAGCCTTAAAACATACCCTGCTTCCTTGTCCATAGTTTTACTGAATGAACAACATGTTGTAGCGAAGTCGACGTGAAGGAGACAATGAACGTACAAGGAAAGACGGCCATCAAATCGATTTAAAAAGGAATTTAAGTCATTTTTGCACTGGCTTCACTTTTCCAGGAAGCTCTATCCATCTTTTATCTACAGTTCGTGTTTTTCATCGTGTTTTAAAGCAGACAGCCAGTGAAGCCTCACCCCTCTGTGAGACAGGGTGAGTGAGGGCGAGTTTGATGTCATCCACCTCACAGTCAAATACTACATAACAACAGATACAGTGAAACACATAACGAAGCTGAGCAAAGCTCTAATACTTCCTTTTTTATCATTGAAAAAATAACTCCATGAAGCAGAAATGAAATTCTGGGTAATTATTATGTCGAGGGGAGGCAACAGAATAGATGGTACATAGCTGCCTCCCTCTGTTGCTCAATAACTGTTTATGTTTGAGGGTCTGTCTTTAAAAAGACAGAACTTAGAGGAATTGAGCCATCGCAGCTGTAATAGAACATGCATACCTCTAACTGTGACTTATTATTTCTTAGgtggtattttatttgatttttttacaaATGTATTTCTCTTTATTGCCTTTTAGATAAATATGTTGTGGAATACTACAATGTTTTCCTCTAGAATTTTGAGTAAGTCAAATGTTTTTTAGCTTTAATGGTTAGTTGGAAGTATTTGATGGTTATCTTCCACGTCTGTCTTTAAAACAAGGCCAACTTGCTGTGGGCATGTACAGAGAGCAGCTTCTCTTCAGCGCTCAGGAGAGACAGATTGTCTGTTGGATCAGCGGCTGTGAAAACGTTGTGTTGCTGTTTCCCAGGGCAACCCAAATCAAGACTTACTCCTGGGACAATGCTCAGGTGGTGCTGGTGGGCAACAAGTTGGACTTGGAAGAGGACAGACAAGTCCCAACAGAGGACGCCCAAAGAGTGGCCACAGAGCTCGGTGAGTACCCAAACTTGCTTTATAGTGCCCGCGGGGACTTTTCATCGACTCGCTGCATTCCCCAGTTCCTCACCTGAAAAAGGAATATTACAACTGAAggcctaaccccagctctaaccctaaacTTAACCATAACCGTAGCTAATTCaaatgaaatgcaaataatgataagaaaaattaaatcaaataaatgaggagaggtacaaagaaaaaaaagtgaaaataccAAGATAATAGTTAAGGaactttattttgtgttttttgtcacttttttttatgtagatcttttttttcatctttttatttcaaaatgaatATCTTTATTTTTGTATGCAAATTACTCTATTCTAAATTTTTGCACCTCTTTTAATGTCATTGATCTTTTGTTATTGCTTTATTTTAGAATAAAAGCAATATTTAGaataatatcaaataaaaaaggatttttttattttttttatttttttgacctaaACGATTGGAATGTATTCTGAATATAATTCAAATGCCTGATTTAGTTGTTttgtcttatttactttttgtttgtttatgtattATTAGTATGCCTTTCCTCATTCTTTTTCTTCACGTTTTTCACATTTATTCTCCCGTGGCACCCCGATCGTTCCACGCATCACTTGGTAGTTATTTCTGACCTTGTTTTGTTCTCCAACCTCCCTCCACAGGCTTCCAGTTCTTCGAGGCCAGCGCCAAAGACAACATCAACGTGAAGCAAGTCTTTGACAAGCTGGTGGACGTCATCTGCGAGAAGATGAACGAGACCGTCAACGGTGACGGCAGTCCGTCAGCCACTCAGAGGGAGGACGGCCTGAAGGATCGACCCCTCACGGGTCAGGGTGGCTGTGCATGCTGAAAGCCGCGCCTCTTAAATTGGATCTGTGTCTCACACCAAAACAGATTACCTAAATTGCCAAAAATCTGTCATGCTACTGGAATACTGGATGCTTAGCTCCCTCTCCATTTTCCTCCCGTGACCTTTTCCTCAACTCAGTGTTGAGTCGAGCACTCCCTCATAATTGCAATGTGACATTTAAACCTGAGATGCCAAAGAGCTGCGGTTGTGCCTTTTTCCTGTTTACACAGTGTAGTGGGTGAGCAGCACCTGTGGCAGGTGAGGATACTGAgtagaagaaataaaaaataaaaaaataaaaaagcatgaACCAGATCAGCACAGGGATTCACGTGCGATGTACTTGTGTCATACTGCTCCCTTGTGGCCGTTGTGTGAAAACGCACCATTAACGCCTTTGCCAATCGATAAAGTCGAACACACCAGAACGATGAGGCCACAAGCATGTGAGGGCTGTGTCACTCCAGATGTGTGTGTATTACACACATTTAATTTGATGTTTTGGAAGGACATtcttgattgatttatttatctcGTCTTTTTGTATATTTAATGGTTGATTGTAGTTCAATATTTAATTTGCTGGGTTTATAGTAGGCCTCTTTAAAATTCAGTGTATCAAAGACATCTATCAGTACACGGCGCTCCTGCCCTGGGTTTATAAAAGGCCTCTTTAAAATTCAGTGTATCAAAGACATCTACCAGTACATCATGTTTCTCTGACATTATTTACACAGGGTCAATGGTGAGCAAAGAGGATAATAAAACTTCTCAAGTTTTCCACGCTGTGTCGTCATCCCTAATTCGTCACAATAAATCAGTCAAGTCGTGCTTTAACCTTTTATCTGTGCTGTTTTCAGTTCAACAGAAGATGAAATATTCACTGGCTCTGTGTTTTATGATCAGCGTTGAACTGTTTCATACCTCTGAACAAGTCCTCCCTTTGTCTGCAGTCTTCTGTGAAACGGAATAAATCATTGATGAATGCGAGTCACATCAGTTTCATCAGAAATTGGCTGCAATTTCTTTTTTAGATATCAGACTTTGCTCACCAGGAAATGTTTCTCCTTTTATTAAAATGAGAAGCGTTTCCCGGCTACCTTTCTGACGTATGAGGCATAAACTctgatgtgtgcgtgtgtaaaAACCTGTGAGGAGATAAAGGGCCCTTTGAAAGCCTCGTTGAGCATACACTCCGGAATTATCGGACCTCAGCGGACACGCAGTCGCCACCGAAGTACAGGTATGTGCCTTCTGCTTGTGAAGCTTTTTAGCAAAACGTCCCACTGAAGGGCTTAACTGAACGTGTGCCCGTCCTTATTTAAACGCACATTAAAACATACACTGTCACTCTGTGACTTTGGGATTTACTTCTTAAGAAGTCAGAAACTGAGTCGTGATGAATAACCTTTGAGGAACGATGCTCACGAGTTTTATTTCCGAGTTTGATAAATATTTGCATGGTGCTCATTCTTCAGAAATAGTGTCAACATTTCACTTTGTTAGTATTTAGTAAAAATAAGCCTGGGGTCAAATGTGCTACCTTTATCAGTGAGTCTACACTGTATTATAGCCGGCAACAGACTAAACATGCCGGTCGTGGTTCAACTTGTGTATAAAAAAACaacgggggaaaaaaacgagtaCATTTCTGAAAGTACAACTAATGTAGACGGGGTGAAACTATCGACAACACatctgctctgctctctgttcaaAGCATTCAGCCCAAAGCATAATTTCGCTGGCGTCAGAGGAGCATTTTTAGTGTCTCTcggaaaaacaaagtaacattcGCCCTTCTGAAAGAAAACAGCCTCATCAAACCATAAAACTGATACATTGCTGAAATAAAGAACAGATAGATACACAGTTGTGGGACAAGgatttgtgtgtttctgtttttatggCACGACTTGCTCCATCACAGCCAGTAAAATGACGCAGGCTGGGTTTAACAAGGTGTCACCTGATTACCAGGAGCCAAAATATGTATATGGTGCAGCAAATCTACACCATCAATTATTttaccaaaaaaaaccccactccTGTTCTTCACTGTTGGCTATGATCGCAAGAGATGTAAGAACTTAAGAAATTCATATATACTGTACCAAAATGTCTCTCCTGTGGAGCAAACGCATCTTGTAGGAaaagccatttaaaaaaaaaaaaacgacaaagAATCGATTGGTTAAGTCATGTGATTCTTCAACCGAAACTCTAGTACGTGAGCTTGAAAAACTTGCCATATTTAAAGAAGATTAGAACTGCTATCGTTTCCTGCAGTTCCTGCAGTTAATGTGTAACCAAAGCAAAGGCCATTTGACCGATGCTGGtggctgcttgtgtttttttcagtCGACCTTTCTCTGAGACGTGAAAAATGCATAAAACATGTACATAAAACATAAATGGCATAAACAAGGAAGACTGACCAGTGCAATAATCATTTTTCTCTGAACTAATCAACTTGTTTGTTCTCTTCCACAGTTTTTGGAGGAATTAAAACTCAGCCAAGATGTGTTGTTCAGGCTTTCTCAAAATCATGATGTTTATCTTCAATGGTGCCATCTTTGTAAGTCATgggggggggcaaaaaaaacaatgtttcttTGCATCTGGTGTCCAGCTGTGTTTCGTGTATAAATGATTCCTTGAGAAAACAGACAAGAGTCCAGGCTTTAGTAGCAGTAATATACCACAGAGGGCAAACCGTTTCCTTTCTAAATTCGTCTGGTACACATGTAAACCTAAATGAGCCACTGTGTGCTCCCTGTGAAGCTCAAGAGAGGGGTTTAAGGGAATTGTGGTAGCCGTGGAGTAGATAGTGCTTCACATCTACTTTATGGTGATTACATATAAAGCAGGAGCTAAGAGATGGTCAGCTTATCATGTAAATGTGGGGAAGCAGTTAGCAGATGCATGCAGATGCTCTAACTGGCCAGCGCCACATGCCTGACCAGGCACTGCCAAGCAATTCACTTTAACTGAAAAACACGGGGAAAAAAAcccatcaataaataaataaatttgatttcattGGGGACCTTTTCCACATAGAGGAATAGATTTCAAGACATCTATTTCATCTATTTCAAGAAAGCAAATGTATTTGACGTTTCCTTCAAAGAAGACAAGAAGAGCTAGAAAATCAGCAAAGATTTCTCCCAATTTTTCTTGCATCTGCGACATTTGAGAAACGCTGAAAGAATATGTGATCAGTAATGACCTGCTTTCATCTGATCACGCTGCTTCCAGGGAACTTGTCTCTCAATTTGGTGTGTTGCTAAAAGGCACTTTTGTGCAAGAACAGAGCCAGTGGATCTTTGTAgcaatatacagtatatacatatacatatactgtatatatatatatacagtatgtgcaCATGATATGTATATAGTCACATGTTTAGATTCCATTGTATCATCTCTCTGCTTTCTTCTTCCTGTCTTTCCTCACTCATCATGCAGGTGGCGGGTGCAGCCATTCTGGGTGTGGGAGTGTGGGTGAAGGTGGACAGCGGTTCTCTCCTGGGTGTGCTGGAAGAAATAGAAGATGTTCCAGATGCGTTTGCCCAACTTGTCAATGTCGGCTACCTGCTCATAGGGGTGGGCGCCGTGCTCCTGGTCATTGGTTTTCTGGGCTGTTGCGGGGCCATTAGAGAGAGCAGGTGTATGCTAATGACGGTGAGTAATATCTGCCGGGGTCAAAGGTGGAGAGAATGAGGAACTGAAAGGATTATTTTCACATAGGTTCAGTCATGATCGTGGTTAATAAAGCATTCTATAACTGGTCTGAATCGTCATCAtccaaattaaaaaacaaaacagccatGAATCAATTCATCGTCGCTTACAAATGGTGGTTTAAAACCTGTTAAAATGGGCACATCACTCCTTCTTTTGAAATGACAATAAGTCTTTATTCACAGCTACAAAGAGGAGGGGAAGTTATAGCTTTCGTGAGAGGTTATTTTACAGATGTTATGCTGCTACCAATTGAATGTTTTACAGTGACAACATTACAGTGTAATGCATCATCTTCTCCCTCCCTTCAGTTCTTCTGTATTGTGCTGATTATCTTCCTCGCCGAGGTTGCAGGAGCCGTGGTGCTGTTCGTCTTCCAGGGTTTGGTAAGTGGCTCTGAACAGTAAACCAGGAATATCTTGAGGATAATTTCCAAAGGGAAGACTTAAAAACCTTTCAAAAGCTAAGCGACTTTcttttattatctaagtgcaaAAATCTTGTTGTCGATCTGTACTTTTCAGGTTAAGGAGCTCGTTGTGGATCTGGAAACTCAAGTACGGAAGAGCATTGAAAAGGACTATGGAAATGAGAACAGTCTGACCAACATCTGGAATCACACCATGGATGAGGTACTCTTTTTTTACTGAACTCAGTCGAACTCTATGTGCGTGTATACCAATCGACATGAAGACAGAAAGTAACTGAAAAAGGAGAGTCACTCTTAGTATAAGAATATATAAGAATCCATTGTACAAGTTTTTTGAATTCCTTTCGCATGTAATATCTTAAGATTGTGGTCACTGTTTTGTTGCTATGGAACAGTGGCAGTGCTGACAGGAAGAAGATCTGCAATTAACATGTATTTTCCTTTTTAGTTTAAATGCTGTGGATTCATGAACTACACAGATTTCGATAACTCGCCTTATCACAATATGCACGGAAAGTTGTTTTATCCACCCACATGCTGCAATGCAACCCGTGAtggtgatgttgttgttgtttgtcctGCACTGACAGCAAGAGATTCGGTATGGgacaaacttgtttttttgtgtcttgaCTTCATGCATGAATACAGATTACAGCCGTTTTTCTGCTCCGTCCTCATATAAAAACCCACTGTGTGTCTTGCAGAGGGTTCCGGGCTGCTTTCTCAAACTGGTGGAGCTGTTAGAGGACAACGCTGTGATCGTAGCAGCTGTGGCCCTAGGAATTGCTTTTGTTGAGGTACGATTTCCAAACAACTtaaataatttccctttgggataagtaaagtattttttccatttcaaatTGGTTCTGTTTAATTTGGCTGAACAGTTCTAAACAATCTTAACTTAATGGTTAACTTGTTTGTCTGTGCGTTTTATTGTTTTCAAGTGTGCATCATGTGATTATATGTGCCTTGCTGTTATAACCCAGAGTAGAAAGATATCTTCTTcttaatttcaaacacacaattGCATAAAACtcctcagataaatatgaaaaTTTGTTCCTTTTCCCATATTCTGATCTTTAAGTTATAGCTTGTAAGCTATTCACGCTGCAACTTGTTTTTTAATTCCTCgcctcaaagtttttttttttttctttactcctGGTGGTAAGTGAACCTACACGTATCAGATGTTAGAGCCGTGGGGAAATTATTCATCAAGTTACTGCCACTTCTTTACAAAGGGTGGGTCAGCTTTTTACAATGTTCATATCAGGACATTATCGGGTTTTCATGGGATGGGAAAAGGCAACTTAGAAATGTTGAAGATCCGTCATTTTGTTTATGGGGACAGATATGTATTTGTTCTACAAATtacttttgtttctgtttggcacAGATACAGCCACCCTAAATGATTAAAAGTATACTGTAGGAAACTgtcatttttctgtttattcatttatctattGTAAATCTAAAAAAATCTATTGCTCAGAAAGTAATAAGATTTAGCAGCTTACGTCTCCTCTTAATTGTAAACATGGTAAGGTATCTGATTTAATCTGGATGGAAATGTCCTGTAAATATTGCATTTTGTCAAAAAGAGTAAGGAAAATCTCATATGGAATAAATACCTTtttagaagaaaaagaaagggaaaataCATACAACTAATTGATAATGTCTTCAATTGTTGAATTTGGCTAAACTAACTTCCTTATTAGAGGCTAAACTCTGCATCAACACATTGTCACATCTCATCTTACAATAAATGTTTTACTCTTTGAATCTAGGATAAAGTCatggatttaaaagaaaaaagaaaaataaatacactttattTCAGTTGaaatcctcttttttttaaaggaacaaTGCGCACACCATTATTTGATACTGTAACTTGTAAAATCAACTTAATAGCAAAATCTTGAAGTAATTATTATCTGTATGATGTTATCAGTGTCTTGTATCATTGTAGAGGCATACTggacatttcttttcttcatATAAAGTTCCTTCAGTTCATTGAAATTTGTGGGTATTtctttatgcacagctctcttaatgTCGCAGTCGGGTCGATTCTTTCCATTTTCAGCCATTTGCCGTAGATTCGCTGCTGtgcttgggatcattgtcctgttgtatGATCCAGTTTCATCCAAACTTTAGCTGTTGCACAGATGGTCTCACGTTTGACTCCAGAATACTTTGATAAACAGAGGAGTTCATCAGCTCCGCATGGGTTCATCAACCCGACGACCATGTTTGATttttggtatgaggtgtttgtgctgatatgctgtgtttggttttcaccaaGTGTGCAttgtgaccaaacatctccactgtGGTTTCGTCTGTCCAAAGAACATTAGTCCAGAAGTCGTGGGGTTTGTTGAGATGCAACTTTGAAAGCTTAAgctgttctttttagagagaggAGGCAGCCTTTCCAGAAAAGGaaaccttttttaaaaaggtttctgcattttggcttagttttacCTAATTTTAACACCTGGTATGTGCCAGATCATTTTCATTATTACTAATAGTGTTATGTCTTTATATATCAaacctgtgtttctttcttttttttttactgtatgtTATATATTATTCTGACACCAAACCAGCAGTTTTACCTGTTGTCTCAAGCATATGTTGACTCTGAAAGTAGGAGGAGAGGGATTTTAATGTCCGTTTGTTTTTCGTCACAAAGAGATGCTTCAGTCTTTGTAGTTGTAAAAACCGCAGTGTTGTTGTAGTGTGTGTAGTATCGGGAATTAAACTGAATACAGGTTGCTAAAGACTTTGGTTGAAAATGAATGACAGCGACGGGTGATGAAGATGCATGCCTTTTTCAGAAATGAGAAATTCCACAGAATATATCTTACAAAATGTGCCTTGCCTCGTCTCTGAGCTCTCTTCACATTGCATCTTCACAGATTGCTGCCATGGTGGTCTCGTTGGTTCTCTACTGCAAGATTGGCGACAACAAAGCGTGATGTTTCCTGTTTTGGACCAAATAAATCCATTGCAACTGGTGAAGAAATTTTTGTCGGCACACCGTTATGTATAAAGTTTGATTCGTTTGATTCGCACAGGCCCATCAATGGATATGCATGGGATGCTCTACATCCCATCTCTTTAAGTTGAGAGAGGTAAACAGAGTACTGAATGTGCCATCacctttaaagctgcatttGCTCACACTTGTATTGTAGTTTATTTATGTTTGAAAAAGGGTGACACCGTATGTGCTGATACATTTAATCGTAATATGTCATGACGCACAGTGCGGACAAATGTAGAGACTTGTATGTGTACTCTATGTAAGTCACATTCGTTGCAATAATTTgatacttttatttttgtatgttTGATCATATTTGAATAAGAAATATCCCAATCGTGGCATTACAGAGTGCTTGTGATTGTCTTTGGTATATGTTTGTACAGGTTATTGTAATAAATATAAAACTGACACTGAATATACGAATAAATTGAACTGAATGGAATAAttctttattaatccccaaagtTAAATGATATTGTTACAGTATAACTCAGATGAAAGCTTTTTACCCAAGTCCCCTTTAATTTATGGACCACTGAACGGCTTCTTAAATGctccctcttagaggaaagcttatccatgtttctgatcctattaatgcttcactaggaggcaaacttagtcatattcatatATTGAAGATCTGTTATAattcattatatcaaccgttctgttattagctatatttttaaatgcttcctcttggaggaaagtttatccatgtttgttagcttttgttagtttactcaaattacctgttatagttataccaatcttactattagctaaaattacttttgctctgttatagttataccaatcttactgttagctaaaattaacgtttttatttacctgtatttctgtgttatattttttctgtatgtctttatgtaaagcacattgagttgcctgtggtatgaaatgcgctatataaataaagattgattgattgatataaGTCACTTGTGAAAAGTAACTAATTAAATGAAATagcaaaataaaatagaaatgaaaatcaTCTGTCAAGCTATTGGAAAATTGGCAGTGTAGCAGGCATAGAAGAGGGTACGGTTGAAATGAAATCTCCAGAGATCACCGTGAATACATTGAGGTGTAGTgtttgtagcttggcaacagctgcgctgatgacatcacacggagtgtcagcaggtaacacaggCAAAACTCTATCTATAAACAACATGAATTGGAACTCATAGCTAACAGCTCAATGCCCAGGGTACAGAGACACTCCTTTTCAATAACTATCCTGAGTTACACCATTCAACACACCATCCATCAGCGACAAGGATCATGGTCCCTCTTTCCTTATTGTTGCCACTGCTGACAGTATCTGTCTGCCTGTACTGTATAGTCTGAAAGCTACATAGAAAGGCATTGGATTTGGGGATACGTTCCTGTAGTCATGTCTTAGTGTAAAACATAATACTGCATCCCCAATATgcctgctgtgtcctcatcagtGCTCAAGCTTGTCTATCTTATTAGCAGTTGATCTCACATTCCCAAAACCATCAAGACAAGCAGCGGTTTAGACTTCCTTCTCTTTGCTCTCCATTTTGCTCCTGACCTACATCCGCGATGGCTCCTCTTCAGTTTGTCTGGATTTAGGGTCTCCTTCCACAGA is a genomic window of Odontesthes bonariensis isolate fOdoBon6 chromosome 4, fOdoBon6.hap1, whole genome shotgun sequence containing:
- the tspan34a gene encoding tetraspanin 34a, giving the protein MCCSGFLKIMMFIFNGAIFVAGAAILGVGVWVKVDSGSLLGVLEEIEDVPDAFAQLVNVGYLLIGVGAVLLVIGFLGCCGAIRESRCMLMTFFCIVLIIFLAEVAGAVVLFVFQGLVKELVVDLETQVRKSIEKDYGNENSLTNIWNHTMDEFKCCGFMNYTDFDNSPYHNMHGKLFYPPTCCNATRDGDVVVVCPALTARDSRVPGCFLKLVELLEDNAVIVAAVALGIAFVEIAAMVVSLVLYCKIGDNKA